In Bradyrhizobium sp. 200, the sequence TAGATTTCATCCCAGTGGGCACGAATGTAGGTGTCCTGCAGGGCGACATGATAAGGCCGATCGGCCCGCAACCGAGGTCCATTCCCTCGCGGATAAAATCCCTGACGCTGCATCATGAATTCGGGAATGCGGCTGATGGCCTTGCCGATCCGGCGGGCTTCCTCGGAGGTGAGTTTGCTTGCCCCGACGCTGTAGCGCTCCGTATCGTCGCGGCAAAACAGCCAGGCCACCGTCACGCCGCTGGCGTCCTGGACGGTGTAGCACTCGGAATTCTCCCGGATCAGGGTCCAAGGTGGCTTGAAACGACGGGTTGACTCCATGAGAACAAAATAGGAACATAGGGCCCACCCGGTCAATCTGGAACAGCGTCATGCCCTCGGATTCGCAGCCGAACACACAGGGCGCGGACTGGTTGGAGGCCGCTGTCGATCAAGCGATCGCGGCGTCCGGCGGCGACATGCGATCCACTATCCGCGCGTTGATCGTTGCGAACGAATATTTGGGATCTGAGGTGAGCGAACTGATGAAAGCCATCTCGCACGCCTATGTGCGCGGGAGATTTCAGACCTATCTCTAGGAGCGAACCATGGTGGAAGTAACCTACTTCGTGGCGCTGCCCTTCGTCGCTGCCGACGACGGCATTGCGGCCGGCGAACCCACCGAATGCCCGATCCCTATCGCGGTGGTCATGCGTGCGGAGTCTTTGTCGCGCAAGCAGGGGACATGTTGGAGCCGTGGCAATTAGCCGGACAGCCGATCCCGCGACGGGCGATTTCGGCGATGCGTTACCTCGCCAGCAATGTGTCCACTCAATTGATGCTGAAACTGACTTTCTGAATGCTACTCGATCGCATAATCGATTCGCATTGTCTCATCCCAACCAATAGTCTGATAGAATCACTACCGCTGATGCACCAGAAGGTGCCATCGATGCAAGACAGGCATTCCCATGAAAGCGAGCGTCGCGGGACGCATCCGCAATACACACCTTCCTAAGGCCAAAGCGCTTCTTCCGTTGTTTGAGGCAGTGATGAACTCGTTTCAAGCCATTGAAGAGGCAAGCGGTGCACACCATCATATTCGCATTATCGCCGAGCGGAGCGCCGATCTTGAAGGCGAGAGAACCGGAGCGATAGCGGCGTTCTCGGTCATCGATACCGGTGTAGGTTTCAACGACGATAATTTCGACAGCTTCGAGACCGTGGACTCTCCCTATAAGGCGAAACGTGGAGGGAAAGGTCTAGGTCGCTTCCTTTGGTTGAAGGCTTTCGGCCGCGTCGAGATTGACAGCCACTACACAGTCACTGGCTCAATCGAGCTTTCGCATCGAGCATTTGCATTCACTGCCAGTGACGAGGAGCTCAAGGCAGAGCCCACAACTTCCGACCGAAAGAGTCCGGAGACGACAATTCGGCTGGCAAATTTGCTTCCCCCATACGTGGACGAATGCCCCAAACAGTTGCCGGCAATCGCGCAGCGCCTTATCGGGCATTTTCTTCCTTTGTTCCTCGATCCTGCCGGGCCCTCGATCACCTTGGCAGACAGCACTGAAGAGATCGACCTAAGGGCGTTCTTCAGAGAAAACTTTGAGGCACTGTCAACCGAGCGCAAATTCCAGGTCCTTGGTCAAAACTTTACGCTCAACGGCTTTCGACTTCACGGAGCACTCGCCGATCATCATGGTTTGGTTTATGCCGCAGATTTCCGCGAGGTGCTAAGCGAGCGCCTCTCGCGCCTTTTACCGAATCTAAAAAGCAGATTGAATGAGGCGGATCAGACAAGTTTTTACTATCTGGCCTTTGTGCAAGGCCAATTCCTGAACGAAAAAGCCAACAATGAGAGAACCGATTTCTCGATTCCAAAGGACTCCCCGAAATCAAAGGTCGACGCGCCGTCCGCTGAGGACGAAAGTGAGGCGCCGTCTCTTTTCGACGGCGACATCAGTCTTAAGATGATTAGGGATGCTGCGTTGAACGCGATTTCCGAAGACCTGAAGCCCTTCCTCGACGAGCTGAACGTGCAGAAGGAGGAAGCGCTCGTTTCCTTCATCGATGAGGAAGCGCCTCAGTATCGCGTCCTCCTCAAATACAAGGACGAATTCATCAACGAAATTCCGCCGCAAGCGAGTAAGAACGAAATCGAACTGGCGTTACATCGGCAGCTCTACCAACGGGAGGTGCGTCTCAAACAGGAAGGCGTGAAAATCCTGTCCGATACAGGATCAATTACGGATTCTGACGAATATTACGATCGACTGAAGAAATTTGTAGAAGACGAGAATGAGATCGGCAAGACCTCGCTCGCGAAGTATGTCGTGCATCGCCGCGTTATCCTAGAACTGTTAGACAAGTATCTGTCTCAGGATCCTCAGACCGGCGACTATGGACTAGAAAAAACCATTCACAGTTTGGTATTCCCGATGCGTTCGACGTCGGAAGACGTTCCGTTCGAACAGCAAAATCTTTGGATCATCGACGAAAGGCTCACGTTCCATACGTTTCTGTCGTCGGATATACCCCTTTGTCAAGGCGGCTCAGAAGCCGTCTTGTTGAACGCTCCCCTCCAGCAATGGAACTTGAAGGCCTTCGATCTCCTGAAGGGCCTTACCCGCTATGCCCTGCAAGTCGCCGTACATTCCGACGGTTGACTCGATGACACCATGGATTTGCGCTTCGCGCTTTGCCCACAGGCGCATCATTGACTTGCGCTCTCTGTCAAGGTCAGCCTGCATATCGGAAAACTTCTCGACGATGGCTTCCACGCGATGCTTGAACTTCGGGCCGGTGAGGTACTGGTAGACGAGCTGCATCTTCGTCTCCTGCCCTTCCTGAGCGTGCCTCACGCAGGAGATTTCGATTAGCGATTGGCGAAGTGCGACGGCAAGCGGGATAGCGAACTGAACATCTGTGATCCAGATGCCGTCGATCGATCCGAAGGTCTCAATCTCCTTCGGAAGCGCGCTGGAAACAAGGATGGCTATCTCGGCGCCGGAAGCGCGCTGGTCAGCGCGCAATTTGGCGAGCCAGCCGTCTGTCCAGTTCTTTGTTCTCTTGGTTTCCCAGAGGATTGATCCGCAGGCTTGACCAAGCGTTCCATGTACACGCTGCGTTACGTCCCCGCCGAATTCTCCTTTGCAAACCGGCTCGATAGTGTCCCAAGGGAAGTGAGATCGAAGCGTTGCTTCAAGCTGGAGTTCAAGGACTTCACCCTGCAATTGTTGCGACCCTTGCTCTGCCCTACGCTTCAGATCATCGATCTGGCGTTGCATCGACGCAATTTGGTGCTCCTTCTCCGCGACCTTGAGCTTCAAGCCTTCTTCAGCTTCCGTCTTTGCCTTCAGGCGGATTTCATTGACTGACTCCTGGACTCGCTTTTCAACCGTGAGATCGAGCTCGCGCTTCGCGTCATCCAGCTCGCGCTGCTTGCGCAGCAATTCGGCTTGCGCCTTTTGCGCTTCCTGCAGCTTCGCATCCCGCTGCCCTAGGAGAGCCTGGAGGTCGGCAACTTCTCTTGATTTTGATTCAAGATCTGCGGCTGCGGCTACCTGAGCTCTCTTTGCTTCTTCAGCGGCTATCGCCGTCCGCGCCGCTTTCAGCTTCTCCGCGACCTGATCCTCAATCGATCGCCTGGCTTCCTCAATCTGCCCCAGCTCCGTTCGCAAGGCGGCCTCGCGCTTGGCAACGTCAGCTTCCTTGCGAGAAAGTTTTGCCTGATATTCTTCGCGTGTCGCCCTGACGAGCGGAGCCGCAAGCGACTCCGTCAGCTTGATCTCGGTCGAGCAAGACGGACAGGTTATTGTTGGTTCGGTCATAGTCGGCCCCTATGAAATTCAGTCACTCATAATGAGTATAGAAACTATACGGATATAGTTACGATGTCAATCGCAACTGTATCTATGCGGGCATGACTCTAGCAGGACGTGTCTCGCGGCGTATTGCGACTCCCTCGCGTGCATCCTTGGCCGCTGCCCCGGGCCGTGCGATGAACCAGTCGAAAAAGCCTGGAAAGCGGCACGCCCGCCAGACCAGTTCACGTTGGGTTGTGTGCTTCGGGGGCAAAGGCGATCAAGCGATTGAGGCATGCCGCCGTCCAGTGTTGTCTTCACCTGCTTCCGCAGAAATCTCGGACGGCGGCTTGGCCGCCAGCTCCGGGGCATGCTCCGCGATCAGCGCCTTGGTCAGTTGCTCCCCGCGCCTACCGAGGCGCTCGATCCATTCTTCGCTCATCGCCGAGAAGTCGGTGGGATAGGCATAGGACTCCTCCCTCGTGACCAGACCGGGAGGCCGGTGCTTGAGCCTGCTGTCATCCTGCCCGAGAAAGGGAAGGACGACGGTGCGCAATTTGCCTGTGCCGCGCAGTTCGAACAGCCGCTTCATCGCCGCGTTCTGGGCCCGGTCGTGGATGCAGGCGATGGCGCTCTTCAGACGCGCGATCATGAACTGGCTCGGCGGGTCGTGGCGCAGCCCGTATCCCGCCCGGCAACAGATGATCGTGTCGACCGGCTCCACATTGAGGCTGATGGACGGATCGCGGTCCGGCCAGAGCGGCGCGAGCCCGAGATTATCGTAGACGCCGCCGTCGGTGAGATTCACGCGCTCGGAGCGCCTTGTGCCGTCGCGCTTGTCGAAGGGCAGCTCTTCATCGAGCGCTGGCAGGAACATTGGATAGGCCGCCGAGGCGGTCACCGCATGCGCGAGCGTGATATCCGGGCGCGCCAGCCGGCCGAGGCGCCAGGACCCTGACTCGTTGGGGGTGAAGTAAAACGCAGAGCCCGTGCGCAACTCGGCGGCGTTGACGATCAGGAGCGGCCTTCGGCCTTGCAGGTCGCGGAGGCGCTTCCCTTTGAACAGCTCGTCGTCCATTGCCCTGCGCAATATCGTGGTGCGGCTCGCAAAGCGGCGGAACGGCAGGTGCCAGGTATCCATCTGCCAGCGGGGCCGCACCGCACCGGGCAGGAGAAACGAACCGAGCCACAACAGCCATGTGAACGCAACGAAGAACAGGTTGGCGCTTCCGACAAGCATGCCGCAAAGAAGGGCCTTCAAACCCTCCCCTGTCCGGAATGCCGTCCGGATCGCGGGGCCTGCGAGCCCGCGCGCAAGCGCCGCGCGTACGCGCGCTTCGAAAGCCGGGAAAGACTCGTCGTTCGCCGCATAGAGCGCGCCGATGACGCTGCCGCCTGAGACCGTCGACAGGATCTGCACCCGTTCAAGGATGCCGAGGTCGTTGAGGGCGCGCAGGCACCCAAGATGAAAGGCCATGGCGCGCGCGCCGCCGCCGGACAGGGCAAGGCCGATCGTCGATTTCGTCATCTGCATCCCTACCCCCTCATGCCGTGCGTCGCTGCGGCAACCGCTCCGCCTGCTGGTCGGCGAAGATCATCGCCAGCTCGGTTTCCGCGGCGATCAGCATTAGCGCCGGCATGGAATCCATCCCCATCAGCGCGGCGAGCCAGTCGATCTGCTGGCCGTCGACGGCGCTTGGCCTTGCCGATGAGCGCGGCGGATGCGAATGCCATTCGCCGACATAGCGCACCTGCCCAGCCGTGCGCTGGCGCACGCTGTCCATAAGCTCCTCGACGCCGTCGACTCCGCGCACGAAACTGCCCGGCTGCTCGTCGCTGTCCGGCGGCGCGGCGGAGGCATCGACCAAGTGAATGCGCTTCGCGGGAATATCGACGAGGCCAAAGAGAATGCCGCCGGTCTCGGACGGAACGCAGGCGTCGCGCATGACGCGGATGCGCCGCACGAGCCCCTCATCGATGGCGATTTCCCAAGCGCCTGCCCGGAAGCGCGCGACGGGTTCGGGCGTCATCGTCTCGACCCTGACCCCGCCGTCAGGCGCGAGAGTCCAGATGCGGATCGCCGCCGATCCACCATCGATGGCGGCGGTCAGACCGGAAGCTGTCAACCCGCTCAGGATTGCCGCCTGCGATTGGGGAATCCGATTGGTGATGGCGCGGCACGCGCCGGTGTAGGCGACGGTTTCAGCCGGCCTGCCGAGATGATCGGCAAGACGCTCCGTTCGCAGCACAAGTCCAAGATATTGAGCTTCGAGGTCGCGCAGCGTGAGTGCGCGGTCCGCGGGTTCTACGAGCAGCACCGCCGCATCGCCTGCCGGGTTGAAGAACAAGCTCACCCGTCGGCCCGGCGCCGCATGGTCCGAGAGGTGCCGCGCGGCGACCACGGAGGCCGTCGCGTCGATAATTAGGTCCGCGCCGCGAAGCGCGCTTTCAATTGCGGCTCCCTCGTCTCCTGCCGCGAAGAGATTTGCCGGAATCGCAGTCGCGCGCGGCGGCCCGGCAAGAGTGGAGTTGATGTGGTCCGCGAGAATTCTCGCTTTGGGGCGGGTCACCGCGTCTCCCCGTGCAACGTGACGCGCAAGGTTGTGCGGCAGGAGCCGGTCATCATCGACCACCGTCCAGCGGAAGCGACCTTCGCGCGCAAGTGAATCGGCGACATGCGAGCCGATGGCGCCCGCGCCGGCCAAAATCGTGTTCCTCTCGTCGGATGAGCTGCGGCCCGTGAGCCGCGCCGCGAAGTCAGCCTCGAATGCGAGATGCACTTCGGCGGCCTGTACCTCTATGGCCGCGATAGCCGCCTCGTCGGGAGTCGTCGCCCCGATCATTTTTACGTAGCCGACCTTGCCGAGACCTTGGGACGGTTGCGCGATTCCGAGCGCCACCGCGATGTCGCCCGCGCTACGCGCGGTAACAAAGGCGCGGTGATCCAGCCCGTCCTGCTGCACCCCGCGCGGCGAGACGATCGGCATTTCCACGATCACGGCAAAACGGCCATTGAGACGCCATGCCGCGGAAGGTCCTTCGGCAATCCAGGCGCCAAGCCGCGTCCTGAGATCATCGAATAGATTGATTCGGCGTTCGCCGAGTATCGCCGCAAGGCTGGCGAGACTATGAGGCGCAAACTTCAGGCGCCTCATGTGCTCGGGCGGCACCTTGTAGGTGACGATGCAGAATGGCTCGGCGGTGGACGGAAGCTTGCCCGGCTCCGCTTTGCGCACGCGCAGAATCGCGCCGTCGCCCGGATCATGCTCGGCGATAAGGTCCTGCGCCGGGCTGGCATCGAGCACCGACCGTGCAATGAAGAAACTGAGAGGGCTGCCCATCAGTACTGGGTCGAGCGGTTGGCGGGCATCGTGCAGCTCGCCGCGCCCTGCCCGGCGAAACCACGACACGATGCGCTCGATCAGTTCCGCCGGCGTCCACGTCAGCCGCGCCTCGGCCCAAGGCCGATCGTCGATGCAGATCGTGGCCGGGAAGCCCTCGGGCACAAGCTGCTGGTGCTCGGTGTCGGGAAAGTCCTCGCGCAACATCGTGACGAGGGGCTGCGCATTCTCCCGCGTGAAGAGGACTCCGACGCGCTCGGTATGCAGGACCGGATAGACGGGACGCTGCGGCGCGCCCGTCAGAAGGTTGAGAATGACGAGTTCCTGCCCGCCGCGCCGGCGGCCTTCCACAAAGGCGCCGGCTGGCGCGCCGTAGCGGCGCATGAAGTCCGCAACGGCTCCGGCCGCCACATGGCGGAAGCCGGAGCCGTCGATCGCCTCCTCGAAGGTGGCCAGCCAGGGTTCCATGGTGATCAGCCGGCTCGCGGCGTGCTAGCTGCGGCGTAGGTGCTGACCATCGGCGCCGCGATGATCATCGCGATCCCGTAGGCGGTGATCTCGAAGCCAAACGGCGCAGGCCTTGCTTTAGACGGATACTCCATCGTGACCGTGAACTGGCCGCCGATGTTGCTCGTTACGCGGCGATGGTGATTGGCCGCCTGCCGGTGAGGCGGCTGCACGTCATCATCTTCCTTCGATCCCTTCGCAGGGATTGGCCAGCTCGGCGATACGATGATGCCGCCGCTGCGTCCCTGCGTTTCAAACAGCCACTTCACATTCGGGACGGCCTTCGTCTCATCCGTTCCTCGGTCCGGGCCGAGCGAGAGATACGAACAATGGTGAGGGAGCTTCATTAAATCCCAGAGCAGCCGGTCGTCGTTACCCTTCCCGCGGGTCACCTGCACGATCGTCGAAATGCTCTCGTAATCGACATCCGACCCGAGGATCGCATAGGTGTCGTTGCCGCCCTCGCGGAACGTCACCTGCATGACGATGGAGTTCTGGTTGCGGTCGATCACCGTCTGCTCGTCCTGCCGCCAGCCGAACGGGCTGTGGACGAAGAACTCGGCCTGCGCCGGTCCTTCCTTGGCGTAGCCCGGCACGATCTTGCCGGCGTTGACGATCAGGTGCTTGCGGCTTTCGAAGTCGATGCCGAGCTTCGCAAAGCACTCCTTGAGAAGTTCGGGACGGGAAAACACCCGAACGCCCTTGCCTTGCCTCAGCCGGTGAATGGCCTCCGCGCGCACCAGCCGCGCATCGCCATCAAGGCCCTCCTCGCAGATCGCCGCGGCAGGCACCCAAAGCTCGGTAATGCGGACGCGGTCGTCGTCCTGGTACACCTTCGCATGCTCAAGCCAGAAGAATTCACCGAAGCCGCAGCAGTGGTCGTCGTCGAGATGGGTGATGCAGACGGCGTCGTAATTGTTGCGCCGCGCCTTCGCCAGATCGCGCCGGAGCTCCGAGGGGAGGTCGCAACGCAGGTCTTTATCGTCGTCGGCGCAGCGCATGTCGGCGTAGTCGACCAGCACCTTGCGGCCGTCCGCGAGGTCGAGGCGGAGCGTATCGGCATTTCCGAGAGGGAAAAAGTGAACTTTCGCAAGCATTTGGGCAGTCTCCATGGATTAGGCCCGCGGGCCCGTTGTGGGTAACTCGGCTTTCGCCGTTGACGATTCTTCGTCCGTTAGCTAAGAAACTATACGGATCGCCTTTTGCGGTCAATATAGTTTCTATACGTATCCACAGGGACTCATGGGCAAGGAAACAGCCGATCTGCGCTGGGGTGTTGAGCAGCGCCTCGAATTCATCGAATTCCAACTCTTCTGGGAGGGTCGGCTGAATCGGGCCGACATCACCCGTTACTTCGGCGTCTCCGTGCCACAGGCTTCCAAGGACCTGAGCCAGTATCAGGAGCTGGCGCCAGATAACGTCGTCTATGACCGCAGTGAAAAGCGCTACTTCGCCGCAAAGAACTTCACGCCCCGCTTCCTGAAGCCGGACCCGGACCGCTACCTCTCGCAACTATGGATGATCGCCGAGGGCGCCGTCAGCCGCGAAGAGAGCTGGGTATCGCGCCCGCCCTCGTTCGAAACGCTGCCGATGCCACGCCGCCATGTGGATCCCGAAGTGCTGAGGCACACGCTCGCGGCGATTCGTGAACGTCAGGCGCTTGAAGTTCGTTACCAGTCTCTATCCGGCAATCGCCCGCAGGCGACATGGCGTTGGATATCGCCCCATGCAGTCGCTCACGACGGGCAGCGCTGGCACGTCCGCGCATTCTGCCACATCGACCGCTCCTTCAAGGACTTCCTACTGCCGCGATTCTTGAAGACGCGGGCAACCGCGCTTGCGGAAGCAATGCCCGAGCAGGACGCGATCTGGAATGAGATCGTGACCGTCGCGTTGAAGCCTCATCCCGGCCTGTCCGATGACCAGAAGCACGTGGTCGCGCAGGATTTCGGGATGAAAGGCGGGCTTCTTGAAATGAAGGTCCGTCTCGCGCTTCTTTACTATCTGCTGAAGCGGCTCAACCTTGATTTCAATGAAGAGAAGCGGCCGGCTAGAGAGCAGCACGTTGTCTTGGCCGATCCAAACGACGTGCGCTTAGCGCTGCAACGGGCACAGGCGCCCACACTCGCAGAGACAAATGCACGCGCGACAGGCTGTGCCAATTGAAAGAAGATTTGCCAAGAGGGCATTATGACGAAATACGGACCGCACAACCCGCACCCGCTTTCAACGATGCGCACCGAACTGGTGTGGGAGGGCAAATACGATGAATTTGGGAGCCGCCGTGAGGTAGACGCGGCTCGGCTTTCTATGCCGCTACAAAAGATCGAAACCATCGACGAGCCACGCTCACGCGCAGCGGGTCAGGGTGAGCTGTTTGATGAGAAGAAGGCGCACCGTGACGACTTTCGGAATCGCCTCATCTGGGGCGATAACAAGTTGATTACAGCGTCGTTGTTGCAGGAATTTAAGGGGGCTATCGACCTCGTTTATATCGATCCACCGTTCGATGTTGGCGCCGACTTTTCTATGCGGGTTCCGCTCGGGGACGAAGATGACAGCGTCTCGAAGGATCAAAGCATTCTAGAAATGGTCGCATACAGGGATATGTGGGGACGCGGTGCCGCGTCTTATCTGAATACAATTTATGAGCGGCTCACGCTCACCAAAGAACTACTTTCGGAGCGCGGAAGCATTTACATCCATATCGGTCCAAATGTTAGCCATCTTGTCCGATTAATAGCGACCGATGTGTTCGGTCCAGAGTTCGATCGCCGAGAGATAATATGGAAGCGAGTTTCCTCTCGCAGCCACGGCCAATATTACCCGGCAACCCACGACTCGATTTTGTTCTTCACGAAATCCCAGACGCCTATTTGGAATCAGCTCTACGAACCACTCGATGAAAAGTACGTAAACGATAAATACCGGTTCAAAGACCCTGACGGACGTAAGTATAGGCGGGACAATTGCCTTAACCAGAACAAGAACAGGCCGAACCTCACATACGAATGGAACGGCCACGTTCGTACATGGCGCTGGACAAAGGACAAGATGCAGGATCTCGAACGTTCCGGTCGTCTGGTTTACACGAAGAACGGAGTGCCCGAATACAAGCGCTATCTGGACGAGTCTGAAGGTGTCACGCTCCAATCAGTATGGACGAATATCCCTCCTGTTAATTCGCAGGCGATGGAAGATACAGGCTATGATACGCAGAAGCCTGAGGCGTTGCTTGAAAGGATAATCAAGGCTTCCTCGAACGAAGACGATCTCGTAGCCGATTTCTTTTGCGGGTCGGGGACGACCCTTGCTGTAGCTGAAAAGCTGGGTCGGCGGTGGATTGGGTCGGATCTTGGCCGCTTTGCCATTCATACGACGCGAAAGCGTCTGATCGGTGTGCAACGTGAGCTTCATGAAGAAGGGAGCGCCTATCGTTCCTTTGATGTTTACAACCTCGGACGCTATGAACGGCAGTGGTGGCAGATCGATGCCCTCAAGGGCGCCGACGATGAGCATCGCAAATTGGTGCTCCGATTCTTCCGGGCGGAAGAATTGACGTTGGCTCCCTCGCCTTTGCTTCACGGGCGCAAGGGCGCGGCTTTCGTCCACGTCGATGGGATCGATAGCATCTTCAGTCGCGGCGAGGTCGTCGCCCTCGCAGAGGCTGTGAAGGCCGCGGGAGGCCGAGAGGTATATTGCCTTGCCTGGGATTTCGAAATGGATATCCGGCAGGTGGTCGCCGCTGCCGAAGCAGAGCATGGCGTGAAGGTGCGGTTGCATCGCATCCCACGCGAAATTATGGAGCGCAATAGGACAGAAGTACCGCCTTTCTTCGAAGTAGCGCTGCTCGAAGCGGCCCCTGTCTACCGGAAGAACGGAACGGGCGTTAAGATCGTCGATATCAAGCTCCAAAACTTTCTGCCTTCGCTCACCGAGGTGCCATCGAAGGAACTCGAAGCACTGCAAGAGCGGGCGGTACAGAGCGGCTTCGATTTCATTGATTTCTGGGCCGTAGACTTTGATTGGAAGCCAGATCAGCCTTTCAACCATCATTGGCAGGATTATCGGGCGCGCAAAGACCGGGGTTTAAAAACGGTGAGCGACGCGGAGTTCGTCTATGAGAGCGGCGGGCGACGCACCGCCTGCGTGAAGGTCGTCGATGTATTCGGCTGCGATACCAGCATCACCGTGGAGGTCGAGACATGAGCGCGGAAGCTCCCACCGCCGATCTCGTCATCAATACGGCAGCGCTCGAACCGCTGTTCTCGCCATGGGAAGAGCCCAACAGGCACCGAGTCCGCGCAGCTACTGCGGGCCAGCCTCCGGAAATTAAGACTTACCGGCGGCGCTCGCCGGTTCGGCTTGTCAGTTCCTTACGCGAAGCTGTCAAGGAATGGCGCGATCTCGCCTATCCGGGCGCGAGCGGCACGACACAGCAACTCCTGGCATACTGGTTTGAGCGCTCTCACCGCCTGCCAGATGGCCGGGGCGGAGACTTCGAGTTTCACTACTATTTCTGTCAGCGTGAGGCGATCGAGACGTTCATCTACCTAATCGAAGTTCGTCAAATTTGCACGCTCTCTAGCATGCTTGCGGATTTCGGCGGACCGACCGGGGAACTAGAAGCGAGCGGCATCAATCCGGAGGACGAGCTGTGGGCGCGCTATGCTTTCAAACTTGCGACCGGCGCCGGTAAGACCAAGTGCATGAGCCTTGCAATTGTGTGGAGCTATTTCCATGCGTTGCGCGAGGGCTCGGACATGCCCCGTCACTTCGTCGTCATCGCGCCGAACCTGACTGTTTTCGAGCGGCTCAAAGAAGATTTCCGTCCCGAGGGCGGCGGACCGGACATTTTTGTGAAGGACCCTCTTATCCCGCCGGAATGGAAGGGCGACTGGAACTTCTCCGTCGTGCTCCAGGATGAGGCGAGCGGCGCCAGCACAGGCGGCATCCTTTACCTGACAAATATCCACCGCCTGTTCGATTCGCGTGAAGGCCGCAGCAAGGAAGCCGAGACGTATGCATGGGCCGGTCCGGCCGTCTCCAAAGCAAAGGCGCTGGATACCGGCGAGGAACTGCGCGACCGGATCACAGCGCATCGGCGCGTTTTGGTCCTGAATGACGAGGCGCACCACGTCTGGGACCCCGGCTCGGCTTGGAACCAGGCGATCCGTGCGATCCACGAGACGCTGCGCAAACGCGGCGGTGACGGCGTGATAGCACAGCTCGACTTCTCGGCAACGCCGAAGAATGACAAGGGTGTCATCTTTCCGCATGTCGTGTGCGACACGCCGCTTGGCGAAGCCGTCGACGCAGGTATCATCAAGACGCCGGTGATCGGTAAAAGCCGCCAGATCATAGAGCAACCGCATGACGACGCGGCCTATCGGTTCGAGGCGCATCTGCGCGTCGGATACGAACGCTGGCGGCGTAGCCGCGATGAATGGCAGAAGAGCGGCCACAAGCCCCTGCTGTTCGTCATGTGCGAAAACACGGACGCGGCCGATCAGATCACTGCGCGCCTGAACGCCGACGCAGTGTTTAAGGAACTGAACGGCAAGACGATCAACCTGCACACCAATCTCAAGGGCAAGATCAAGAAGCAGAAGATTGATGGCCGATCGGTCGAGGTCTTCGTCGAGGACGAAAAGGCCATCTCGGATGAGGACCTGAAAGCGCTGAGGCGGATTAGCCGCGACCTCGACAGCAATGAAAGCCAATACACCTGCATCGTCTCGGTGCTGATGCTGCGAGAAGGATGGGACGTGCGCAACGTCACGACCATCGTCCCGTTGCGGCCTCTCACGGCACGGTCGAACATCCTTCCCGAGCAGACGCTCGGCCGCGGCCTGCGGCGGATAACTCCACCGGGCCAGGCTAACGAGTTGGTCACCGTCGT encodes:
- a CDS encoding site-specific DNA-methyltransferase, with amino-acid sequence MTKYGPHNPHPLSTMRTELVWEGKYDEFGSRREVDAARLSMPLQKIETIDEPRSRAAGQGELFDEKKAHRDDFRNRLIWGDNKLITASLLQEFKGAIDLVYIDPPFDVGADFSMRVPLGDEDDSVSKDQSILEMVAYRDMWGRGAASYLNTIYERLTLTKELLSERGSIYIHIGPNVSHLVRLIATDVFGPEFDRREIIWKRVSSRSHGQYYPATHDSILFFTKSQTPIWNQLYEPLDEKYVNDKYRFKDPDGRKYRRDNCLNQNKNRPNLTYEWNGHVRTWRWTKDKMQDLERSGRLVYTKNGVPEYKRYLDESEGVTLQSVWTNIPPVNSQAMEDTGYDTQKPEALLERIIKASSNEDDLVADFFCGSGTTLAVAEKLGRRWIGSDLGRFAIHTTRKRLIGVQRELHEEGSAYRSFDVYNLGRYERQWWQIDALKGADDEHRKLVLRFFRAEELTLAPSPLLHGRKGAAFVHVDGIDSIFSRGEVVALAEAVKAAGGREVYCLAWDFEMDIRQVVAAAEAEHGVKVRLHRIPREIMERNRTEVPPFFEVALLEAAPVYRKNGTGVKIVDIKLQNFLPSLTEVPSKELEALQERAVQSGFDFIDFWAVDFDWKPDQPFNHHWQDYRARKDRGLKTVSDAEFVYESGGRRTACVKVVDVFGCDTSITVEVET